The following are encoded together in the Pseudoxanthomonas sp. YR558 genome:
- a CDS encoding M13 family metallopeptidase, with amino-acid sequence MSLPRTALGRPTLIALALVLALGAPDADAQRKKRAARAPAVSAECTDFYSATNAAWLKSHPVPAGEGGVSVLGAFRERTLEQQRALLDAAMKSPQGNVQKLLGDFWASGLDEAAVEADGAKPIAPLLDRINAIKKPKDVAPAIAALHQVGIPVAFNFSPDVDLQALDRHIGYFMQGGLGLPDPAYYTRSDADTRELLGRYRAYVKQVLALTGTPAAKLDAESALVIDLESRLAQVSKPIVDLRSPFANYAPVPTKDLGKQYRNLQLDAFLKAQGVSDDTVSLADPALFKRLDGLVASLKPDQWKAYLRWRVGDAMAPYLAKPFRDAEFDFRGRVLRGDAAPAPRWRQVLDAINLAAGPMLGKEYAERYVPSDHKRRAEQIAGQVRDALGRGIERSSWLSDAAKAEGKAKLDKLKIEVSTPRRDLDYSVQPMGRGSFGGNILIASTWRHREEMKRIGKGNADRRWDVLPQQPALAYDLAQNRLIVTAAVLQEEIFDAKQPAAVQYGAFGALVGHELSRGFDSKGRMVDAKGQLRDWWSPADVAAWNALGSKVATQYGAYAYPDLKNVKVNGALTQDENLADLAGVELAWDAFATAEPQANAAAKQSFYKAWATLWAQNLSETEAAQRAAVDVHAPGQWRANGPLTQQPSFAQAFTCKAGQPMQASEAEQIRVWR; translated from the coding sequence ATGTCCCTCCCGCGCACCGCACTCGGCCGTCCCACCCTGATCGCTCTCGCCCTGGTCCTGGCCCTGGGCGCCCCGGATGCCGATGCGCAGCGCAAGAAGCGCGCCGCGCGTGCCCCCGCCGTCAGCGCGGAGTGCACCGACTTCTACTCCGCGACCAACGCCGCCTGGCTGAAGAGCCACCCCGTCCCCGCCGGCGAAGGCGGCGTGAGCGTCCTGGGTGCCTTCCGCGAGCGCACGTTGGAGCAGCAGCGCGCCCTGCTCGACGCAGCGATGAAGTCGCCGCAAGGCAACGTGCAGAAGCTGCTGGGCGACTTCTGGGCGAGCGGCCTGGACGAAGCCGCGGTGGAAGCCGATGGCGCCAAGCCGATCGCGCCGCTGCTGGACCGCATCAACGCCATCAAGAAGCCCAAGGACGTCGCGCCAGCCATCGCCGCGCTGCACCAGGTCGGCATCCCAGTGGCGTTCAACTTCAGCCCGGACGTCGATCTGCAGGCGCTTGACCGCCATATCGGCTACTTCATGCAGGGCGGCCTGGGCCTGCCCGACCCCGCCTACTACACCCGCAGCGACGCCGATACGCGCGAACTGCTGGGCCGTTACCGCGCCTACGTGAAGCAGGTGCTGGCGCTGACCGGTACGCCGGCCGCGAAGCTGGATGCCGAATCCGCCCTCGTGATCGATCTGGAATCGCGCCTGGCACAGGTGTCGAAGCCGATCGTCGACCTGCGCAGCCCGTTCGCCAACTACGCGCCGGTGCCGACTAAGGACTTGGGCAAGCAGTACCGCAACCTGCAGCTCGATGCCTTCCTCAAGGCGCAGGGCGTCAGCGACGACACCGTGTCGCTCGCCGACCCGGCCCTGTTCAAGCGCCTCGACGGACTGGTCGCCAGCCTCAAGCCCGACCAGTGGAAGGCCTACCTGCGCTGGCGCGTGGGCGATGCGATGGCGCCTTATCTGGCCAAGCCGTTCCGCGACGCGGAGTTCGACTTCCGCGGCCGCGTGCTGCGGGGTGATGCCGCACCGGCACCGCGCTGGCGTCAGGTGCTCGACGCCATCAACCTCGCCGCCGGCCCGATGCTGGGCAAGGAGTACGCCGAGCGGTATGTCCCGTCCGACCACAAGCGTCGTGCCGAGCAGATCGCCGGCCAGGTGCGTGACGCGCTGGGCCGCGGCATCGAGCGCAGCAGCTGGCTGAGCGACGCCGCCAAGGCCGAGGGCAAGGCGAAGCTGGACAAGCTGAAGATCGAAGTCAGTACACCCAGGCGCGACCTCGACTACAGCGTGCAGCCGATGGGTCGCGGCAGCTTCGGCGGCAACATCCTGATCGCGTCCACCTGGCGCCATCGCGAAGAGATGAAGCGCATCGGCAAGGGCAACGCCGATCGTCGCTGGGACGTGCTGCCTCAGCAGCCAGCGCTGGCGTACGACCTGGCGCAGAACCGCCTGATCGTCACCGCCGCCGTGCTGCAGGAAGAAATCTTTGATGCGAAGCAGCCGGCGGCCGTGCAGTACGGCGCGTTCGGTGCACTGGTCGGCCACGAGCTGAGCCGCGGCTTCGACAGCAAGGGCCGCATGGTCGATGCCAAGGGCCAGCTGCGCGACTGGTGGAGTCCGGCCGACGTGGCCGCATGGAATGCGTTGGGCAGCAAGGTCGCCACGCAGTACGGCGCGTACGCTTATCCCGACCTGAAGAACGTCAAGGTCAATGGCGCGCTGACCCAGGACGAGAACCTCGCCGACCTCGCGGGCGTCGAACTGGCATGGGATGCGTTCGCGACCGCCGAACCGCAGGCCAACGCCGCGGCGAAGCAGTCGTTCTACAAGGCTTGGGCCACGCTGTGGGCGCAGAACCTGTCCGAGACCGAAGCTGCGCAGCGCGCAGCGGTGGATGTGCATGCGCCCGGCCAGTGGCGCGCCAACGGCCCGCTCACGCAGCAACCGTCCTTCGCGCAGGCGTTCACTTGCAAGGCCGGCCAGCCGATGCAGGCCAGCGAGGCGGAGCAGATCCGCGTCTGGCGCTAA
- a CDS encoding GGDEF domain-containing phosphodiesterase: MKALRFGLQARFLAAMAIMLLVVIALVATLLHRQKVMQKEVAELGRDAMHGMVEDSLRRHGEATVDQLADALANPLYYFDLDAVGSLVRSAQKEPDVSYVLVYDNQGRIIHDGTADIAVYGQTMTDPLAYEAINARAMHTQWSTQIVDVSEPIMIGSERIGGVRVGYSVASVRAYEDKAINAARARLNELGARHLGWIALLLAALAGVSVATMVYVQRTLVRPIRQLARAAHDIEVGNYNGERMASARQDEVGELVRAFGTMSDSIARHDRDVRRMAYTDSLTGLTNRLAFRESLDHRLMMLRGAGRQLALLFADIDDFKRVNDTLGHEAGDEVLQQFAHRIRDAVEQLGGDDALLARFGGDEFVILIQDGDVRGSATRLAEKLVAELGRPIVVQERQVFLGTSIGITLFPEDASGATALMKNGDIAMYQAKVAGKNCYRFYSRAMDQAVERRVRMEQELRGAWERGELSLMYQPVFRLSDSRIIGAEALLRWQHPELGMVAPSVFIDVAEQSGLIESIGPRVLRAACAAAARWGTDRDALEPLFVSVNVSPRQLRSGDLPDVVADCLRDTGLPASRLHLELTETAVIADEAHASALLATLHRTGVKVWLDDFGTGFSGLSHLRRVPVDGVKIDRSFIADMLRDPDDLALTTAIIAMAHSLGITVVAEGVEKEGQFNLLRERGCDLAQGYWLGYPVTAAEFTQLIA; the protein is encoded by the coding sequence ATGAAGGCCTTGCGCTTCGGGCTGCAGGCGCGCTTCCTGGCCGCCATGGCGATCATGCTGCTGGTGGTCATCGCGCTGGTCGCCACCCTGCTGCACCGGCAGAAGGTGATGCAGAAGGAAGTCGCCGAGCTTGGCCGCGACGCTATGCACGGCATGGTCGAGGACAGCCTGCGCCGGCACGGCGAAGCCACCGTGGACCAGTTGGCCGACGCGCTGGCCAATCCGCTCTATTACTTCGATCTCGATGCCGTCGGCAGCCTGGTGCGCTCCGCGCAGAAGGAACCCGACGTCAGCTACGTGCTGGTCTACGACAACCAGGGCCGCATCATCCACGACGGCACGGCCGACATCGCCGTCTACGGCCAGACCATGACCGATCCGCTGGCTTACGAGGCGATCAATGCCCGGGCCATGCACACGCAGTGGTCCACCCAGATCGTCGACGTGTCCGAGCCGATCATGATCGGCAGCGAGCGCATCGGTGGCGTGCGGGTGGGGTATTCCGTGGCTTCGGTGCGTGCCTACGAGGACAAAGCGATCAATGCCGCGCGCGCGCGCCTGAACGAGCTCGGTGCGCGTCACCTGGGCTGGATCGCGCTGCTGCTCGCCGCGCTGGCAGGCGTCAGCGTGGCGACCATGGTGTACGTGCAGCGCACGCTGGTGCGGCCGATCCGGCAACTGGCGCGCGCCGCGCACGACATCGAGGTGGGCAACTACAACGGCGAGCGCATGGCCAGCGCGCGCCAGGATGAAGTCGGCGAACTCGTGCGCGCGTTCGGCACCATGAGCGACAGCATCGCCCGGCACGACCGCGACGTGCGCCGCATGGCGTACACCGATTCGCTGACCGGCCTGACCAACCGCCTGGCCTTCCGGGAAAGCCTGGATCATCGCCTGATGATGTTGCGTGGCGCGGGTCGTCAGTTGGCGTTGCTGTTCGCCGACATCGACGATTTCAAGCGCGTCAACGACACGTTGGGTCACGAAGCCGGCGACGAGGTGCTGCAGCAGTTCGCGCACCGCATCCGCGATGCGGTCGAACAGCTCGGCGGCGACGACGCACTGCTCGCCCGCTTCGGCGGTGACGAGTTCGTCATCCTGATCCAGGACGGCGACGTGCGCGGCAGCGCCACGCGACTGGCGGAAAAGCTGGTGGCCGAACTCGGTCGTCCGATCGTCGTGCAGGAGCGCCAGGTTTTCCTGGGCACCTCCATCGGCATCACTCTGTTTCCCGAAGATGCATCGGGCGCCACGGCGCTGATGAAGAACGGCGACATCGCCATGTACCAGGCGAAGGTGGCCGGCAAGAACTGTTACCGTTTCTACAGTCGCGCGATGGACCAGGCGGTGGAACGCCGCGTGCGGATGGAGCAGGAGCTGCGTGGCGCATGGGAGCGCGGCGAGCTGAGCCTGATGTACCAGCCGGTATTCCGCCTCTCCGATAGCCGCATCATCGGCGCCGAAGCGCTGCTGCGTTGGCAGCATCCGGAACTGGGCATGGTGGCGCCGTCGGTGTTCATCGACGTGGCCGAACAGAGCGGGCTGATCGAGAGCATCGGCCCGCGCGTGCTGCGCGCGGCTTGCGCCGCTGCCGCGCGCTGGGGCACCGACCGCGATGCGCTGGAGCCTTTGTTCGTTTCGGTGAACGTATCGCCACGCCAACTGCGCAGCGGCGACCTGCCCGACGTCGTGGCCGACTGCCTGCGCGACACCGGATTGCCTGCCTCGCGCCTGCACCTCGAGCTCACCGAAACCGCGGTAATCGCCGACGAGGCGCACGCCAGTGCGCTGCTCGCCACGCTGCACCGCACCGGCGTGAAAGTGTGGCTGGACGACTTCGGTACCGGTTTCTCGGGCCTCAGCCACCTGCGTCGTGTGCCGGTGGATGGCGTGAAGATCGATCGCAGCTTCATCGCCGACATGCTGCGCGACCCCGACGACCTCGCATTGACCACCGCCATCATCGCGATGGCGCATTCGCTCGGCATCACCGTGGTGGCGGAAGGCGTCGAGAAGGAAGGTCAGTTCAACCTGCTGCGCGAACGCGGCTGCGACCTGGCGCAGGGTTACTGGCTGGGCTATCCGGTCACGGCGGCGGAATTCACGCAGCTGATCGCCTGA
- a CDS encoding rhomboid family intramembrane serine protease, which yields MFPRLLPVTRNLLIANVAVYVLQLLLGGAFDMLFALRPVGYGFMPWQLLTYGFMHDTSGLAHLAFNMLALWMFGSPLEQTWGPKRFLTYYLVCIVGAGLLQLGVGWWMVSNGGMPYPTVGASGGVFGLLLGYGMLFPNNRMIIFPLPMEIRARTLVIIYAVLALLMGFTGLQPGVAHFAHLGGMVFGWLMIRYWRGQPPFGRGRKGPPRMRIVK from the coding sequence ATGTTTCCCCGATTGCTGCCCGTCACCCGTAACCTGCTGATTGCCAATGTCGCCGTCTATGTCCTGCAATTGTTGCTGGGCGGGGCGTTCGACATGTTGTTTGCGCTGAGGCCGGTCGGCTATGGCTTCATGCCGTGGCAGTTGCTGACGTATGGCTTCATGCACGATACGTCGGGACTCGCACACCTGGCGTTCAACATGCTCGCGTTGTGGATGTTCGGCAGTCCGCTGGAACAGACCTGGGGTCCGAAGCGTTTCCTTACCTATTACCTGGTCTGCATCGTGGGTGCAGGTCTGCTGCAACTCGGCGTGGGTTGGTGGATGGTGAGCAACGGGGGTATGCCGTATCCCACGGTGGGCGCGTCAGGTGGCGTGTTCGGGCTGTTACTCGGCTACGGGATGCTCTTCCCGAACAATCGCATGATCATCTTCCCATTGCCGATGGAGATCCGCGCGCGGACGCTGGTGATCATCTACGCCGTGCTCGCCCTGCTGATGGGGTTCACAGGCCTGCAGCCTGGCGTGGCCCATTTCGCCCACCTCGGCGGCATGGTGTTCGGCTGGCTGATGATCCGTTACTGGCGTGGCCAACCACCGTTCGGGCGCGGCCGGAAGGGTCCGCCCCGCATGCGCATCGTCAAGTGA
- a CDS encoding MGMT family protein, which yields MSAKSPEDRILAAIRAIPRGQVAGYGEVAHRAGLPGRARLAARILSQNDDPGLPWHRVLRSDGRIAFPEGSRAYREQSQRLRAEGVKVENGRVKRPRRTDTLDEALWGPGQP from the coding sequence ATGAGCGCCAAGTCTCCCGAAGACCGCATCCTGGCCGCGATCCGCGCAATCCCGCGCGGGCAGGTGGCCGGCTATGGCGAAGTCGCGCACCGTGCGGGCCTGCCGGGGCGGGCGCGGCTGGCGGCGCGCATCCTCAGCCAGAACGACGACCCTGGACTGCCCTGGCACCGCGTGCTGCGCTCGGACGGGCGCATCGCGTTCCCTGAGGGCTCGCGGGCCTATCGCGAGCAGAGCCAGCGCCTGCGTGCGGAGGGCGTAAAGGTGGAGAACGGGCGGGTGAAGCGTCCGCGCAGGACCGACACGCTTGACGAGGCGCTGTGGGGCCCGGGCCAGCCTTAA
- a CDS encoding exopolysaccharide biosynthesis protein, producing the protein MAADDAPRHTSTATLIDGFAAGDPDEVLRLGDLLKGFGPAAFGMLLFIGVLPAFIPVPGVGGAIGGPMVILVGVQLLLGMRKVWLPDFLARRGPHRSAMMRFRQRMAPWLRRLEKLVRPRMAGFLDNRIALSFTGLLLVLLGILLALPIPFTNYVFGFLLLLFALALLERDGALLLAAWIAGAIAVVVFGFLSGNLVESLSRLIDSWF; encoded by the coding sequence ATGGCCGCAGACGACGCGCCCCGACACACCAGCACCGCCACGCTGATCGACGGCTTCGCTGCCGGCGATCCCGACGAAGTGTTGCGCCTCGGCGACCTGCTGAAGGGTTTCGGCCCGGCGGCCTTCGGCATGCTGCTCTTCATCGGCGTGCTGCCGGCCTTCATTCCGGTGCCCGGCGTCGGCGGCGCGATCGGCGGGCCGATGGTGATCCTCGTCGGCGTGCAACTGCTGTTGGGCATGCGCAAGGTCTGGCTGCCGGACTTCCTCGCCCGCCGCGGGCCGCATCGGAGCGCGATGATGCGTTTCCGTCAGCGCATGGCGCCTTGGCTGCGCCGCCTGGAGAAGCTGGTGCGTCCCCGCATGGCGGGATTCCTCGACAACCGCATCGCCCTCAGCTTCACCGGGCTGCTGCTGGTGCTGCTGGGCATCCTGCTGGCATTGCCCATCCCGTTCACCAATTACGTGTTCGGCTTCCTGTTGCTGCTGTTCGCGCTGGCGCTACTGGAACGCGACGGCGCCCTGCTGTTGGCGGCATGGATCGCCGGCGCGATCGCCGTCGTGGTGTTCGGCTTCCTGTCCGGCAACCTGGTCGAATCGCTGAGTCGACTGATCGACAGCTGGTTCTGA
- a CDS encoding hemolysin family protein, with translation MLELLIVAFLIVINAFFALSEMALMTSRKLKLKQMAQESRGARVALHLAEHPDNLLSTVQVGITGLGILTGMFGGDAIGQMISSWLADIWPGAQRYTTPIGVGTAVTLITASSVIFGELIPKRLALTNAESIASVVAIPLDWLSRIARPVVFVLGAINRGVLRMLGIRDDNRAAVTEEEIRMLVTESHEQGVIDADERNMVNRVLRLGDRTADSLMTPRKKIVWLDAAASYEDNLETMHESAFSRFPVYRGSDQDVVGVLEVKSLLPALGAAKPDLFIKLREPLFVSESTHAMKLLEIFREEQQSLALVVDEYGEIQGLVTQSDLMGAVVGRLQAAEHNIDEAPLVVVRDDGSLLVDGSLPNDDLRELLGGVALPDDDEYNTLAGMMIERFGRIPHVGEQLEWAGWRFEVVDLDGARIDKLLLQKLPETDGEDLAV, from the coding sequence GTGCTCGAGCTGCTAATCGTCGCCTTCCTGATCGTCATCAATGCTTTCTTCGCCTTGTCGGAGATGGCGCTGATGACGTCGCGCAAACTCAAGCTCAAGCAGATGGCGCAGGAGAGCCGCGGCGCTCGCGTGGCCCTGCATCTGGCGGAGCATCCGGACAATCTGCTTTCCACCGTGCAAGTGGGCATCACCGGCTTGGGCATTCTCACCGGCATGTTCGGCGGCGACGCCATCGGCCAGATGATCTCGTCATGGCTGGCGGATATCTGGCCCGGCGCGCAGCGCTATACCACGCCGATCGGCGTCGGCACGGCAGTAACCCTGATCACGGCCAGCTCGGTCATCTTCGGCGAATTGATCCCGAAGCGCCTCGCGCTGACCAACGCCGAGTCCATCGCTTCCGTCGTGGCGATCCCGCTGGACTGGCTGTCGCGCATCGCACGCCCGGTCGTGTTCGTGCTGGGTGCGATCAACCGCGGCGTGCTGCGCATGCTGGGCATCCGCGACGACAACCGGGCAGCCGTGACGGAAGAAGAGATCCGCATGCTGGTGACCGAGAGTCATGAGCAGGGCGTGATCGACGCCGACGAACGCAACATGGTCAATCGGGTGCTAAGGCTCGGCGACCGGACCGCCGACAGTCTGATGACCCCGCGCAAGAAGATCGTCTGGCTGGATGCCGCCGCCTCCTACGAGGACAACCTGGAGACGATGCACGAGTCCGCGTTCTCGCGCTTCCCGGTGTATCGCGGCAGCGACCAGGACGTGGTCGGCGTGCTCGAAGTGAAGTCGCTGCTACCGGCATTGGGGGCGGCGAAGCCGGACCTCTTCATCAAGCTGCGCGAACCGCTGTTCGTCTCCGAGTCCACCCACGCGATGAAGCTGCTGGAGATCTTCCGCGAAGAACAGCAGTCGCTGGCGCTGGTCGTGGACGAGTACGGTGAGATCCAGGGCCTGGTGACCCAGAGCGATCTGATGGGCGCCGTGGTCGGTCGTCTGCAGGCCGCCGAGCACAATATCGACGAAGCCCCGCTGGTCGTGGTCCGCGACGACGGCTCGCTGCTGGTGGACGGCTCGCTACCCAACGACGACCTGCGCGAACTGCTGGGCGGCGTGGCCCTGCCCGACGACGACGAGTACAACACCCTCGCGGGCATGATGATCGAGCGCTTCGGCCGCATCCCGCACGTGGGCGAGCAACTGGAATGGGCCGGCTGGCGCTTCGAAGTCGTCGACCTGGACGGTGCGCGCATCGACAAGCTGCTACTGCAGAAGCTGCCGGAAACCGACGGCGAAGACCTGGCGGTCTGA
- a CDS encoding DUF47 family protein — translation MFSLQTIFGSGQQFYTLLDEAAQAAHDSTKALHTMMKATDRQPALDAFKLARLRERAASDKIGKALVDSFITPIEREDIEALGSALYKIPKQVEKFADRYSLAIQHLEGIDFAPRAAMLEQAAAVVVDMVHEIKKMNIDRMTSLNEKLRAIENEADRLMLELYRDIYSGRLDHLQMFLLKEFFEILEKAIDRCREAGVVAYQIVLKNS, via the coding sequence ATGTTCTCCCTCCAGACGATCTTCGGCTCCGGCCAGCAGTTCTATACGCTGTTGGACGAGGCCGCCCAAGCTGCCCACGACAGCACCAAGGCCCTGCACACCATGATGAAGGCCACCGACCGCCAGCCGGCGCTCGATGCCTTCAAGCTGGCGCGCCTGCGCGAGCGCGCGGCCTCGGATAAGATCGGTAAGGCATTAGTGGACAGCTTCATCACCCCGATCGAGCGCGAGGACATCGAGGCCTTGGGCTCGGCGCTGTACAAGATCCCGAAGCAGGTCGAGAAGTTCGCCGACCGCTACTCGCTGGCCATCCAACACCTGGAAGGCATCGACTTCGCGCCGCGCGCGGCGATGCTGGAGCAGGCCGCCGCCGTGGTCGTGGACATGGTCCACGAGATCAAGAAGATGAACATCGATCGGATGACCTCGCTCAACGAGAAGCTGCGCGCGATCGAGAACGAGGCCGACCGGTTGATGCTGGAGCTGTACCGCGACATCTACTCCGGTCGCCTGGACCACCTGCAGATGTTCCTGCTGAAGGAGTTCTTCGAGATCCTGGAAAAGGCCATCGACCGCTGCCGCGAGGCCGGCGTGGTGGCGTACCAGATCGTCCTCAAGAACAGCTGA
- a CDS encoding inorganic phosphate transporter, which translates to MLTLVLVVIFAALVFEFINGFHDTANSIATVVATKVLSPGQAVMLAAGMNLIGALTGTAVAKTIASGLIDTNVVQVTSQVILCALLGGIIWNLITWWKGLPSSSSHALIGGLCGAALAAAHNDWAALIWSQAAGDWTQNKGILWKVVLPMITSPVAGFLLGIVVMVALWGLIVLFARIGGWLGRLARPHFVNKFFGKAQILSAAYMGYAHGHNDAQKTMGIIALTLFGAEATGALDDLPGWLAFLHPGSAGEQDIAMWIVITCAIVMALGTASGGWKIIKTLGHKMVKLHPINGFAAETSSATILTVAAHFGMPVSTTHSISTAIMGVGFAKNPRALKFSVIERILWAWVLTIPAAGGIAYGLLRLLESIGWA; encoded by the coding sequence ATGCTTACCCTCGTGCTGGTGGTGATCTTCGCCGCGCTCGTCTTCGAGTTCATCAACGGCTTCCACGACACCGCCAACTCCATCGCCACGGTCGTCGCCACCAAGGTGCTGTCGCCGGGCCAGGCGGTGATGCTGGCGGCCGGCATGAACCTGATCGGTGCGCTGACCGGTACCGCGGTCGCCAAGACGATCGCCTCTGGCCTGATCGATACCAATGTGGTGCAGGTCACCTCGCAGGTAATTCTGTGCGCCCTGCTGGGCGGCATCATCTGGAACCTCATCACCTGGTGGAAAGGCCTGCCGTCCTCGTCCTCGCACGCGCTGATCGGTGGCCTGTGCGGCGCCGCGCTTGCGGCCGCGCACAACGACTGGGCCGCGCTGATCTGGTCGCAGGCGGCCGGCGACTGGACGCAGAACAAGGGCATCCTGTGGAAGGTCGTGCTGCCGATGATCACCTCGCCAGTGGCGGGCTTCCTGCTCGGCATCGTGGTGATGGTGGCGCTGTGGGGGCTGATCGTCCTGTTCGCGCGCATCGGCGGCTGGCTGGGCCGGCTCGCGCGCCCGCACTTCGTCAACAAGTTCTTCGGCAAAGCGCAGATCCTGTCCGCCGCCTACATGGGTTATGCGCACGGCCACAACGACGCGCAGAAGACCATGGGCATCATCGCGCTGACGCTGTTCGGCGCCGAAGCGACCGGTGCGCTCGACGACCTTCCGGGGTGGCTGGCGTTCCTGCATCCCGGCAGCGCCGGCGAGCAGGACATCGCCATGTGGATCGTCATCACCTGCGCCATCGTGATGGCGCTGGGCACCGCCTCGGGCGGCTGGAAGATCATCAAGACCCTCGGTCACAAGATGGTGAAGCTGCACCCGATCAACGGCTTCGCCGCGGAGACCAGCTCGGCCACCATCCTGACCGTCGCTGCGCACTTCGGCATGCCGGTCTCGACCACGCACAGCATCTCCACTGCAATCATGGGCGTAGGCTTCGCGAAGAACCCGCGCGCACTGAAGTTCAGCGTGATCGAGCGCATCCTGTGGGCGTGGGTGTTGACGATTCCCGCTGCCGGCGGCATCGCCTACGGTCTGTTGCGTCTGCTGGAATCGATCGGCTGGGCGTGA